The sequence TCGACGTATCAGGAAACAGCCATTGGGGTGGGATGATTACATGATTATCTTTTCAATGGTAGGTCCTCGGAGAGATGAGACTTGTTGATATCGAACTATTTCCTTCAGGCAACGCCAAACGGGCATGCCTATCTTTTGACTTCATGTTGGGAGCCCATGGCTAACGATATACAATGCACTAGAGCTGGTATCTAGTTGTTATGGGGTTTATCTTCGCCATGTATGACAACGGCATGGGTCTCCATGCGGATAAAGTTAAGCCTGCGAAGattgtgatgatggcgaagtGGTTGTTGGTAGCGGAAATTCTCTATGCTTGGAATCTCGGCTGGACCAAGATAAGCCTTTTACTCATGTACTATCGCATCTTCCACGTGCCATACTTCAAGAAGATGGCATGGGCAGTTGGCGGCTTTGTCATGGCGTGGGTTATTTGCATCactttcctcttcatcttcatctgcgtGCCAGTCCAGAAACTGTGGTACCCTCAACTTCCTGGTCACTGCATCAATCAAGTTGGCACTTGGATCGCAAATGCGTCTTCGACTATCTTTACCGATCTCGCCATTCTAATTTTACCAATTCCACAAATCTGGAACCTTCAACTCAGAACAGCAGAAAAGATGGGCTTGACCTTTGCCTTTGGATTGGGCTTTTTGTATGTCGAGCTGTGCTTTTCAAATCTCGCATCCCTCTTATTGGTAACCTTGTCCTTGTACTCATTACATGCGCTAACAATTACTCAACAGCGTTGTCTTTGCCTCTGCATACCGCACCTCAGTGCTTTTCACCTACACGAATAATGATCCTACTTACACTCTTGCGCCAACAGTCGGCTGGACCGTTATCGAAATATCTGCTGGTATCATATCCGCTTGTCTTCCTACATTGTTACCGGTTATACGACTCCTTTTCAAAGCCATCGGTATCGAGCGaaacctcttctcttctcaacGAGGAACTAATGGCGCTTCCAACGTGAACAAATCAAACTTGAGCACCCTTAATCCGAACAAGAGCACGAATGCAGATTCGACGCATAGAACGAACGGCAACAACTTCTATCGCCTAAACGATGAGACAGAGTCCGATGGTAGCTTCACGATTGACACACAACCGGTCGTAATGAATTCCCAATTCCGGCCAGACACAAAAGGGTATAGACATACTACCAAAAGTCTTCGGATCGATGAGCTGCCGGCTGACCTAACAAGGGACGATATACCGTTAAACGGAATCCGGGTACAGACAGAGTTTAAGCAATCGACTTCGCCTAGGTGAACTTGATTTACGCAAAAACATTCGAATTATtccaaggggaaaaaaaaaaagaaaaaagaaaagttcaTTTGTTCTCGTATTGAGAGATGCTCATGGCCCTCATATGAAACATAGAAATTGGATCAAAATggaagctttaataatacaaATATCTGACAATAGATTTGTCATGGATTC comes from Trichoderma asperellum chromosome 3, complete sequence and encodes:
- a CDS encoding uncharacterized protein (TransMembrane:7 (o33-55i67-88o108-134i146-167o187-207i227-249o269-289i)~EggNog:ENOG41~antiSMASH:Cluster_3.6), which produces MSLFEGKVRAAAAETPSVLPGLPGFNPDNLQPWTVQVTVSMTVLALLCVVLRIVSRRIRKQPLGWDDYMIIFSMSWYLVVMGFIFAMYDNGMGLHADKVKPAKIVMMAKWLLVAEILYAWNLGWTKISLLLMYYRIFHVPYFKKMAWAVGGFVMAWVICITFLFIFICVPVQKLWYPQLPGHCINQVGTWIANASSTIFTDLAILILPIPQIWNLQLRTAEKMGLTFAFGLGFFVVFASAYRTSVLFTYTNNDPTYTLAPTVGWTVIEISAGIISACLPTLLPVIRLLFKAIGIERNLFSSQRGTNGASNVNKSNLSTLNPNKSTNADSTHRTNGNNFYRLNDETESDGSFTIDTQPVVMNSQFRPDTKGYRHTTKSLRIDELPADLTRDDIPLNGIRVQTEFKQSTSPR